TGTGCGAGGGAATAGCCATGCTCCTCGTCCGGTCTCCCGCCGTCGCAACGCCGCTGCCTCCAGATCACGGTGTCGAAGGCGGAAGGAACCGGACGGGAGGGCATGGGTTCCGGCGGTAACCTCCCGCCGTAGTCCAACTCCTTAAGGTCAACACCGAGGTAATCGCGGGTGAGGCGGCTACGCGCCTCACCCGCTTTATTTTCCAGGCGAAACGCGGGTGCACCGCGCGAGGGAAAAACGAGGAGCGGCCACGCTCCGGTTTCAACGGCGGTGGATTTTGCTGCGACTTGGGGACGCGGGGCGGGGTTGTGCCTGCAACACCCACGATCCCCATGTTGTCCGACCTCCGTCTTTCCGCGCGGACTCTCGCGAAGAGTCCGCTGTTCTGTGTTGTGGCCATCGTCACGCTCGGCCTCGGCATCGGGGTTAACACCGCGATGTTCTCCATCATCAACGGCATCCTGTGGCGCGGGCTGCCGTTTCCGGAGCAGGGACGCATCGTCGCCGCGGTGGGACGCAACGAAGCGCAGCCGCGCGATCGCTTCGGGATGTCGTGGGCCGAGTTCGAGGATTTCCGGCGCGTGCAACGGTCGTTCGTCGATCTCGCGGCCTACGAGGATCGAACCACGACGCTCAGCGGTCCGGGCGGCGATCCGGAGCGGATCTCGGGCACGGCGATGTCGGCGGCCGGCATGGCGATGCTACCGGGGCCGCTCGCGCTCGGGCGCTGGTTCACGGCGGAGGACGACAAACCCGGCGCGCCCGCCACGATCGTGTTGAGCCACGCGCTGTGGACGAATCGCTTCAAGGCCGACCCGGCGATCGTCGGGCAATCGATCAAGGTGAACAGCGAGTGGACGACGGTGGTGGGCGTCGCGGCGGAGCGATTCCGGTTTCCGGAGGATGGAGGGGCGTTCGTGCCGATGCGCGACTTGCGCTTGAAGGACAAACGCGACGAGCGCGCGCTGACGGTGTTCGGCCGGCTGAAGCCCGGCGTGACGCTCGCGCAGGCAAGCGCGGAGATCGCGGCGTTCGGGGCGCAACTGGCCAAGGACCACGCGGACACGAACCGCGGCATCACCTTCGGGGCGCAGACTTTGTTTGAGCGTTTCTCCGGCGACGAGGACCGGCAGCTTTTCGCGGTCATGCTCGGCGCCGTGCTGCTCGTGATGCTCATCGCGTGCGCGAATGTCGGCAACCTGCTCCTCGCGCGCTCGTCCGTGCGGGAGAAGGAACTCGCGGTGCGCGCCGCGCTCGGCGCGGGCCGGGCGCGCGTGGTGCGGCTGCTGCTCACGGAGGCGATGCTGCTCTCGCTCGCGGGAGCGGCGCTCGGTTGCGGCATCGCGGCGGGGAGCCTCGCGCTTTTCCGCCGCGCCGTGGTCGATGCGCATCCGCCCTACTGGATGCATTTCGACCTCGATGGCGCGGCGCTGCTCTACGCGATCGGCCTCGCGGGCGCGGCGTGTTTGCTGGCCGGACTCTACCCGGCGTGGCGGAACTCGCGGCCGGATTTGAACTCCGTGTTGAAGGACGCCGGCCGCGGGTCGACCAGCGCGGGCGTGGGGCGCTTCGCGCGGATGATGATCGTCGGCGAGGTGGCGCTCTCGTGCCTGCTGCTCGTGTTGTCCGGCCTGACGATTCGCAGCGTGATCCAGACGCAATCGCTGCCGACCGGCTTCACCTCGGCGGGCGTCTACTCGGGTCGCGTGGCGCTGCTCGATCGCGAATTCGACGACGTGGCGAAGCAGAAACAGTTTTTCGCCCGCCTGATCGAGCGGCTGCGCGAGCGGTCGGAGATCGCGGATTTCACGCTCAGCGACATGCAGCCGACGTGGGACAACAGCCAGGCGATCCTCATCGAGGGCCGCGCACCCGAGCCGGCGGGCAAGCCGCCGCTCGCCTCCAGCGTGAAGTCAGTGGCGCCGCATTTCTTTTCCACGCTCGGCATCGGTCTGCTGCAGGGCCGCGATTTCACCGACGCGGACGCGCCGGAGTCGACGCGCGTGGCGATCGTCAGCACCGCTTTCGGGCAGAAATACTGGCCCAACCAAAGCCTGATCGGGCGGCGTTTCCGTCTCGGCGCGGGCAAGCCGGGCGAGGATGAGCATTGGCTGACGGTCGTCGGCGTGGTGACGCCGATCATGGAAGGCCGTTTCAACTCGCAGCCGGGGCCGCAGGCCTATGTGCCGTTCACGCAGGCGACCGACGTGCGGCGCATGACGGTGATGGCGAAGGCGCGCGGCGGCGACGCGGCGGCACTCGCGCCGGTGTTGCGGCAGACGGTGCGCAGCCTGAACGACGATTTGCCCATCTACTTCGCGCAGACGCTCGATCAGATGTTGGAGGAGGCGCGTTTCTCGAAACGACTCATTGCTTGGATTTTCGGCGTGTTCGGCGCGGTGGCGCTCGTGCTCGCGGGCGTGGGGCTCTACGGCGTGATGAGCTACTCGGTGGCGCAACGGACGTCGGAGATCGGCGTGCGCGTGGCGCTCGGGGCGACGCCGCGGGATGTGCTCGGGCTCGTGTTGCGGCAGAGCGGCTGGCAAGTGGGACTCGGCCTCGCGCTCGGAATCGGGGTGTCGTTTTTCGCCGGGCAGCTGATGGCGGGTTTTCTCTACGCGGTCAGTCCGCGCGATCCGGGCACGTTCATCGCGACGGTGCTCGCGCTTGGGACGGCGGGCGCGTTCGCGACGCTGGTGCCGGCGTTGCGGGCGTTGCGCGTGAATCCCGTCGTGGCGCTGCGGAACGAGTAGGCGGCGAGCGCGACCCGGGGCTTGGGCTCGAAGGTAAAGGTGGTCGCCGCCGTCCCGGCGGCGACAGGCGTCGTCGGGACGACGACGCCCACCTATTGCACGATCCCGTTCAGTTCTTTTCGCCGGCGCGGAACTCGACCCACGGCTGGCTCGGGCGGCTCTTCAGCAGGCCGGTCATCCAGTCGTATTGCGGGTGAGCTTCGAGGAATTTGTCGGCGTCGAACGCGAGGCCGTCGGCCGAACCCCAGCGCGCGGCGAAGCGCATCTCCTTCACCATCGCGGCGTCGACGACCTTGGCGTCGCAGGTGCCGGCGGGTTTGAAGGGCTCGCGGTGCGGGTTGACGAATTGCGCGCCGAGATCGCCGCGGGCGTTGAGGCCGAGCGCGGCGGGGCGGTCGGCGGTGTTGAAGCAGGCGTCGACGCAGTCGGCTTCGAACTCCTTGGCCTTCGCGAGGTCGATCTGGCCGACGTTGGCTTTCATGAGCTGCTTCCAGCGCACGCGGCGCGCGACGGGCGAGAGGCGGATGTCGGTGTCGTGCATCTCGGTTTCGAGGCGGAGGATTTTCAGGTTCTCGGCGATGTTGGAGCCGACGAAGTAGCCGTCTTTCGTGCGCTCGAAGCCGATGTATTTGAGGCCGAGTTCGAGGCGGATGATCTCGTTGGTGTTGATGTCGCCGACGAGCCAGGAGTTGGCGTAGCCGCCGTTGTTGCCGCGCTTCATGATCTCGCACCATTCGTCGAGCGAGCCGGCGTCCTGCACGGCGCGGCGGAAGCGGATGAACTCCGGCACGCCTTTTTCGGTGAAGCCCTTGAAGCCGCCGATGGTGGTCTCGCAGCCGACGAGGCCGGCGTCGGTGACGAAGAAGTCCGTGCCGCTGTGAATCCAGCCGGCCTGCGTCTGCATGAGGATGCGGTGGCCCTTCGCGGGAACGACGTCGAGGACGACGTTGTAGAGCGCGAGCGTGAAGTCGGACATGGTGTTGTGGCCGAGGACGATTTTGCCGTCCTTCGTCATCTTGCCGGTCGCGATGAAGGCGGAGCACATCTCCTTCGGCGCGGTGACGACCGTGGCGCTGCCGGAGAACTTGCTCGCGACTTCGGGCCACCAGTAGCCGGTGGTTTCGATCGAGGCGTTGTAGGCGAGGAT
This portion of the Opitutia bacterium genome encodes:
- a CDS encoding ABC transporter permease, with product MLSDLRLSARTLAKSPLFCVVAIVTLGLGIGVNTAMFSIINGILWRGLPFPEQGRIVAAVGRNEAQPRDRFGMSWAEFEDFRRVQRSFVDLAAYEDRTTTLSGPGGDPERISGTAMSAAGMAMLPGPLALGRWFTAEDDKPGAPATIVLSHALWTNRFKADPAIVGQSIKVNSEWTTVVGVAAERFRFPEDGGAFVPMRDLRLKDKRDERALTVFGRLKPGVTLAQASAEIAAFGAQLAKDHADTNRGITFGAQTLFERFSGDEDRQLFAVMLGAVLLVMLIACANVGNLLLARSSVREKELAVRAALGAGRARVVRLLLTEAMLLSLAGAALGCGIAAGSLALFRRAVVDAHPPYWMHFDLDGAALLYAIGLAGAACLLAGLYPAWRNSRPDLNSVLKDAGRGSTSAGVGRFARMMIVGEVALSCLLLVLSGLTIRSVIQTQSLPTGFTSAGVYSGRVALLDREFDDVAKQKQFFARLIERLRERSEIADFTLSDMQPTWDNSQAILIEGRAPEPAGKPPLASSVKSVAPHFFSTLGIGLLQGRDFTDADAPESTRVAIVSTAFGQKYWPNQSLIGRRFRLGAGKPGEDEHWLTVVGVVTPIMEGRFNSQPGPQAYVPFTQATDVRRMTVMAKARGGDAAALAPVLRQTVRSLNDDLPIYFAQTLDQMLEEARFSKRLIAWIFGVFGAVALVLAGVGLYGVMSYSVAQRTSEIGVRVALGATPRDVLGLVLRQSGWQVGLGLALGIGVSFFAGQLMAGFLYAVSPRDPGTFIATVLALGTAGAFATLVPALRALRVNPVVALRNE